The following coding sequences are from one Pigmentibacter sp. JX0631 window:
- a CDS encoding phytanoyl-CoA dioxygenase family protein, translating to MNLELYSKKLDSDGVVVIPNVFSSNLLKLFESAALERFADVKNIVQNSNPQIREYITAFDKIYYNKKKYYNDLNNEKIIELAKGRYDYSLNTSEGIFATEEFLNPEPIHSLMEMKLKTQYSQHAGVVPAIPNSDNGPWHRDIYPFFDKGEGSEDNYDDSIEVKLMPPFYYTLLIPLENINVQNGSTEFILSSHKKSFNECVDLPKFQTEVQAGSVLLFDGRIFHRGRENKSIDPRMVIYKVYHKNWYNDY from the coding sequence ATGAATTTAGAATTATACTCTAAAAAATTGGATAGTGACGGTGTTGTAGTTATTCCTAATGTTTTTTCTTCAAATCTTCTTAAATTATTTGAAAGTGCTGCTTTAGAAAGATTTGCTGATGTAAAAAATATCGTTCAAAATTCAAATCCACAAATACGTGAATATATTACAGCATTTGATAAAATATATTACAACAAAAAAAAATATTACAATGACCTAAATAATGAAAAAATTATCGAACTTGCCAAAGGTAGATATGATTATTCATTAAATACTTCTGAGGGAATATTTGCAACAGAAGAATTTTTAAATCCAGAACCTATTCATAGTTTAATGGAAATGAAATTAAAAACACAGTACAGCCAACATGCAGGAGTCGTGCCGGCAATCCCTAATTCTGATAATGGCCCATGGCACAGAGATATTTATCCTTTTTTTGACAAGGGAGAAGGAAGCGAAGATAATTATGATGACTCTATTGAAGTAAAATTAATGCCGCCATTTTATTATACTTTGCTTATACCATTAGAAAATATAAATGTGCAAAATGGTTCGACTGAATTTATTTTATCTTCACATAAAAAATCTTTTAATGAATGTGTTGATTTACCAAAATTTCAGACGGAAGTACAAGCGGGATCTGTCTTGTTGTTTGATGGAAGAATATTTCATCGCGGAAGAGAAAATAAATCAATAGATCCTCGCATGGTGATTTATAAAGTGTATCACAAAAACTGGTATAATGATTACTAA
- a CDS encoding cation-translocating P-type ATPase has translation MSQENMKELKFSITGMDCPSCAQKIEIFCQKIKGVKDAKVNFINSTLLLKFDVDLFIKEQFFLSTKKIGYTLFEIKNEINTLSTSELKKQFRKNKKFKSFPQEKKISEQNKTEIKISNFSKIVTFFSNHNWKTIGILSFIYIILLSLQFFTNKNWHFLFTILTLIPFFPIVKKAFYLGKSGQMFSVETLMSISSLGAIIIGASEEAAAVLILYLIGEKLESATLAKSNQELKTLLTILPDKVTRILANKEQEIINLSEVKVDDILEIKPGDRFPVDGKVISGESFVDESLITGEATPIFKSKTVLVSAGSINIDGYLVIQANTTAQNNTVSKLVKLISEAQASKTKTMRSIEQFSKFYTPAVLFFGILVACIPPLFFQESWLVWIYRGLAILLIGCPCALVISTPSAISTGILIAAKLGILIKNAVSLETIGKIKQIAFDKTGTLTYGKLDVTKIVTFDKPDTQILQIAASIEAKTNHPLAKGIIEYAKNLDISFLVVKNSKTIPGIGVQGEINELPVLICSPQYAKKLTPISLYFENEIIELQNNGNTVICIIVNFKLEGLIALKDKVKFEAKEAIKNLKKLNINSTILTGDNAATARLIADQLDIAVKAELLPSEKLNFIKSNSEKAFIAMVGDGINDAPALAAANIAIAMGNGSNIAIDSSQVIITGNKLTSIIDAISLSKKVMLTIKQNILIAVGLKVIFFTLTIFGSTQLWMAILADTGATLIVTLNSLSILLYKSKFSR, from the coding sequence ATGTCACAAGAAAATATGAAAGAATTAAAATTTTCCATAACCGGGATGGATTGCCCAAGTTGCGCACAAAAAATTGAAATATTCTGCCAAAAAATAAAGGGAGTAAAAGATGCAAAAGTAAATTTTATAAATTCTACTTTATTGTTGAAATTTGATGTTGATCTTTTTATCAAAGAACAGTTTTTTCTCTCAACAAAAAAAATTGGGTATACATTGTTCGAAATTAAGAATGAGATTAATACTCTATCTACATCAGAATTAAAAAAACAATTTAGAAAAAACAAAAAATTTAAAAGTTTCCCGCAAGAAAAAAAAATCTCAGAGCAAAATAAAACAGAGATAAAAATATCTAATTTTTCAAAAATTGTAACATTCTTTTCAAACCATAACTGGAAAACAATAGGTATATTAAGTTTTATCTATATTATTCTACTTTCTCTGCAATTTTTTACTAACAAAAATTGGCATTTCCTATTCACAATTCTAACTTTAATTCCATTCTTCCCCATTGTAAAAAAAGCATTTTACTTAGGAAAATCCGGGCAGATGTTTAGCGTGGAGACACTGATGAGCATCTCCAGTTTAGGAGCCATTATAATTGGCGCAAGTGAAGAAGCTGCTGCGGTGCTAATCCTTTACTTAATAGGCGAAAAACTAGAATCCGCCACTTTGGCTAAAAGCAATCAAGAGTTGAAAACTCTTTTGACAATTTTGCCAGATAAAGTAACACGCATATTAGCAAATAAAGAACAGGAAATTATTAATTTATCCGAAGTTAAAGTAGATGACATTTTAGAAATAAAACCCGGAGATAGATTTCCAGTCGATGGAAAGGTAATATCAGGAGAATCCTTTGTAGATGAGTCATTAATTACAGGAGAAGCAACACCTATATTCAAAAGCAAAACTGTTTTGGTCTCTGCAGGTTCTATTAATATTGATGGTTACTTAGTAATTCAAGCAAATACAACTGCACAAAATAATACGGTTAGTAAATTAGTAAAGCTTATTTCTGAAGCTCAAGCGTCAAAAACAAAAACAATGCGCAGTATTGAACAATTTAGTAAATTTTATACTCCTGCAGTTTTGTTTTTTGGTATTTTAGTAGCTTGTATTCCTCCACTTTTTTTCCAAGAAAGTTGGCTTGTATGGATATATCGGGGATTAGCTATTTTACTCATAGGATGTCCTTGTGCTTTAGTTATTTCTACACCTTCAGCTATATCTACAGGTATATTAATAGCAGCAAAATTAGGGATATTAATAAAAAATGCTGTTTCTTTAGAGACAATTGGAAAAATAAAACAAATAGCATTTGATAAAACTGGAACTTTAACCTATGGAAAATTGGATGTTACTAAAATTGTTACTTTTGATAAACCTGATACACAAATATTACAAATTGCAGCAAGTATAGAAGCAAAAACAAATCATCCTTTAGCTAAAGGTATCATAGAGTATGCTAAAAATTTAGATATTTCTTTCTTAGTAGTAAAAAATTCTAAAACAATTCCTGGAATAGGAGTCCAAGGAGAAATAAATGAACTCCCAGTGTTAATTTGTTCTCCTCAATATGCAAAAAAACTAACGCCCATTTCTCTGTATTTTGAAAATGAAATTATTGAATTACAAAACAATGGAAATACTGTAATTTGTATAATTGTGAATTTTAAACTAGAAGGATTAATTGCCTTAAAAGATAAAGTAAAATTTGAGGCAAAAGAAGCAATAAAAAATTTAAAAAAATTAAATATTAATTCTACTATACTGACAGGAGATAATGCAGCTACAGCAAGATTAATTGCTGATCAACTAGACATTGCAGTAAAAGCAGAACTACTACCTAGTGAGAAGTTAAATTTTATTAAATCAAACTCTGAAAAAGCTTTTATTGCTATGGTTGGTGATGGTATAAATGACGCGCCAGCTTTGGCTGCTGCTAATATAGCAATTGCTATGGGAAACGGGAGTAATATTGCAATAGATTCTTCCCAAGTTATAATAACGGGTAATAAATTAACAAGTATAATTGATGCTATATCCCTTTCTAAAAAAGTAATGCTGACTATTAAACAAAATATACTTATTGCAGTTGGTCTGAAAGTAATTTTTTTCACTTTGACTATTTTTGGTAGTACTCAATTATGGATGGCAATTCTTGCTGATACAGGTGCAACATTAATTGTTACATTAAATTCTTTAAGTATTTTATTGTATAAATCAAAATTTAGTCGTTGA
- a CDS encoding MFS transporter, giving the protein MPQSFKIMIVVTLALFTDGLFYGLLIPLLPFSPAQLSADWMYEILSASYALGVIMFTFLIGFLSDRFGRRVPMLLSVIIQFVALGIFAFSHHFVYLVIAKFAQGIAASTTWTSGLAFITDHFSMKRAQMLGYALLGNTIGLLIGPLLGGFFFEKFNYQFPFLILAGFMVCDLFCRFHWIKNTQIKETIPIKEIISLSKDKTILLSSAVIGMVAWCWCVLEPLYPIFLKNTASANPTQIGALFSISCLIYGISCPFIGAITDKFHPIKVMFVGLFLLALSIPILCLSKNLLNAGIALSFANIAYGFALNPTLSELSSVADRRNTGAYAVTYAIYNIAYSFGMFGSNLTNGLLAHYFSIPTTFFFVGGFIIFCLLMYLIWLNKPKILEFYVRRGASSN; this is encoded by the coding sequence ATGCCTCAGTCATTTAAGATTATGATTGTTGTTACATTAGCTTTGTTTACTGATGGCCTATTTTATGGGCTGTTAATTCCCTTGCTCCCTTTTTCACCCGCACAGCTTTCTGCTGATTGGATGTATGAAATATTAAGTGCAAGCTATGCTTTAGGCGTTATCATGTTTACATTTTTAATTGGTTTTTTGTCTGATAGATTTGGCAGACGGGTACCAATGTTATTAAGCGTGATAATTCAATTTGTTGCGTTAGGTATTTTTGCATTCTCGCATCATTTTGTTTACTTAGTGATTGCCAAATTTGCCCAAGGAATTGCAGCTTCTACTACTTGGACTTCCGGTTTGGCATTTATAACTGATCATTTTTCAATGAAAAGAGCACAAATGCTTGGTTATGCATTACTCGGTAACACAATTGGTTTACTTATTGGTCCTTTGTTAGGCGGTTTTTTCTTTGAAAAGTTTAATTATCAATTTCCTTTTTTAATTTTAGCTGGGTTTATGGTTTGTGATTTGTTCTGTAGATTTCATTGGATTAAAAATACTCAGATAAAAGAAACAATTCCAATAAAAGAAATTATTTCGCTCTCAAAGGACAAAACCATATTACTTTCATCAGCCGTGATTGGCATGGTCGCATGGTGCTGGTGTGTTTTAGAACCCCTATATCCTATTTTTTTGAAAAACACTGCTTCTGCAAATCCCACTCAAATTGGAGCTTTATTTTCAATTAGCTGTTTAATTTATGGAATAAGTTGTCCTTTCATTGGTGCAATTACAGATAAGTTTCATCCCATAAAAGTAATGTTTGTTGGACTATTTCTTTTAGCGCTATCTATACCTATTCTGTGTCTTTCAAAAAATTTGTTAAATGCAGGTATTGCTTTATCATTTGCAAATATAGCGTATGGATTTGCGTTGAATCCTACTCTTTCTGAGCTTAGTTCTGTTGCAGATAGAAGAAATACGGGGGCGTATGCTGTTACCTATGCGATTTATAACATAGCATACTCTTTTGGAATGTTTGGGAGCAATTTAACGAACGGATTGTTAGCGCATTATTTTTCAATTCCTACAACATTTTTCTTTGTTGGAGGATTCATCATCTTTTGTCTGTTGATGTATTTAATTTGGTTAAATAAACCAAAAATATTAGAATTTTATGTGCGTCGGGGGGCTTCTAGCAATTAG
- the rpmF gene encoding 50S ribosomal protein L32 has translation MPTPKMKVSRARRNSRRAHDSLTAINFSKCSNCSAPRLPHSVCESCGFYKGRFVAKNILKADLLAVLR, from the coding sequence ATGCCAACTCCAAAGATGAAAGTTTCCCGCGCTCGCCGTAACTCACGCCGTGCTCACGACTCTCTAACAGCTATCAACTTTTCTAAATGTTCTAACTGTTCAGCACCAAGACTTCCTCACTCAGTATGTGAGTCTTGCGGTTTCTACAAGGGTCGTTTTGTAGCTAAAAACATCCTTAAAGCTGACCTATTGGCTGTATTGCGCTAA
- a CDS encoding GAF domain-containing sensor histidine kinase yields the protein MIQNAFCNEEKRIQELYSYQILDSDADFNLDEITQLAASICEVPIALISLVDKDRQWFKSKTGLEATQTARDISFCTHAIEQHELFLVEDSHKDERFKNNPLVLGQPNVRFYAGQPLKTPNGNNIGTLCVIDHQTKQLTNKQKEMLLVLSKQVINYFELYKAKKELETVRLDFIRKERQNSIANLSSGIAHEINNPLAIILGKISGITSKMEASENKILESLNLKRDMEVITNASNRISKIIKSLRDFSHCDDNEAVTEVSVKEIFQSIFFMFERKFSKDSIEVSLNIPDNLLIKCKLINLSHAFYNLILNSYESILTHSERWINISAVKNLDSSIVIQFVDSGNGIPKNLQARLMEPFVSSKEFMNLPKGLGLCIAKGIIQANNGFLKYLENARNTTFEVQLNMSC from the coding sequence ATGATTCAAAACGCTTTTTGCAATGAAGAAAAACGTATACAAGAATTGTATAGTTATCAAATATTAGATTCAGATGCTGACTTTAATTTGGATGAAATTACCCAGCTTGCAGCAAGTATTTGTGAAGTTCCGATAGCATTAATCTCCTTAGTGGATAAAGATAGACAATGGTTTAAATCAAAAACAGGATTGGAAGCAACTCAAACGGCAAGAGATATTTCATTTTGTACCCATGCAATTGAACAGCATGAATTATTTTTGGTGGAAGATTCTCATAAAGATGAGCGATTTAAGAATAACCCTTTAGTGCTTGGTCAGCCCAATGTGCGATTTTATGCTGGGCAACCGTTAAAAACACCAAATGGTAACAATATTGGTACATTGTGCGTAATAGATCATCAAACAAAACAATTAACAAATAAACAAAAAGAAATGCTCCTTGTATTGTCTAAACAAGTAATCAATTATTTTGAATTGTACAAAGCAAAAAAAGAATTAGAAACTGTTAGGTTAGATTTCATACGCAAAGAAAGACAAAATTCGATAGCCAACTTGTCTTCTGGTATTGCGCATGAAATCAATAATCCATTAGCCATTATTCTGGGAAAAATATCTGGTATAACATCTAAAATGGAAGCCTCTGAAAATAAAATATTAGAGTCCCTCAATTTAAAACGAGATATGGAAGTTATTACTAATGCAAGTAATAGAATTTCTAAAATAATTAAATCTTTAAGAGATTTCTCTCATTGTGACGACAATGAAGCTGTAACTGAAGTTTCGGTAAAAGAAATTTTTCAATCTATTTTTTTTATGTTTGAACGGAAATTTTCTAAAGATAGTATTGAAGTTAGTTTAAATATTCCTGATAATTTGTTGATAAAATGTAAACTTATTAATTTATCGCATGCTTTTTATAACTTAATATTAAATTCTTATGAATCTATTTTAACTCATTCTGAGCGCTGGATTAATATTTCTGCAGTTAAAAATTTGGATAGTTCTATCGTAATTCAATTTGTGGACTCAGGGAATGGAATTCCTAAAAATTTACAGGCTAGATTAATGGAACCCTTTGTCTCATCAAAAGAATTTATGAATTTACCAAAAGGTTTAGGGCTTTGTATCGCAAAAGGAATTATTCAAGCAAATAATGGTTTCTTAAAATATCTCGAAAATGCACGTAATACTACATTTGAAGTACAATTGAATATGAGTTGCTGA
- a CDS encoding metal/formaldehyde-sensitive transcriptional repressor gives MSIRSANEKSHIISNKMRLIARVKKMQGQLKSVEQALDSDEDCKKILHTLASVRGALTGLMCEVIESHILEHMSEENRELSKHELQLANELSVSLKTFL, from the coding sequence ATGTCAATACGGTCTGCAAATGAAAAATCACATATTATTTCAAATAAAATGCGTTTAATTGCGAGGGTAAAAAAAATGCAAGGGCAATTAAAAAGTGTAGAACAAGCATTAGATAGTGACGAGGATTGTAAAAAAATATTGCACACTCTTGCTTCGGTGCGAGGGGCGCTCACTGGTCTTATGTGTGAAGTAATTGAGAGTCATATTCTTGAACACATGTCTGAAGAAAATAGAGAATTATCTAAACATGAATTACAATTAGCAAACGAGTTATCTGTTTCTTTAAAGACCTTTCTTTAA
- the queA gene encoding tRNA preQ1(34) S-adenosylmethionine ribosyltransferase-isomerase QueA: MKKEFFNYELPEDLIAQVPLSQRSASKLLVCSSNEKSILDYNFEELPKILNNLFSLSEKQKKLLLIANNSKVYPARVRIQRISGGRGEVFFLERGIKDVYSCLLRPKSKLKVGEILYSDDDRKIPLFKVINLENPSVSLVQNELLDTILDKFGEMPLPPYIQRDPNKVKNYNSMDKERYQTVYANSNEQGSSAAPTAGLHFTEEIIKQCKEQNITFSSATLHVGLGTFLPVQSENIEEHDMHEEIYMLSQELVKKIIEHLENKWPIVFVGTTSLRAVESFFRHVFQNLNYEEFNKNLVNKNLTQVLMPYADRWFQTKLFIYPKNKFATVKPFIGNGIITNFHQPCSTLAMLIAALMGYDFWQKFYAHAIEKRYRFLSYGDSSLLIFGERN; this comes from the coding sequence GTGAAAAAAGAATTTTTTAACTATGAGTTGCCTGAAGATCTCATTGCTCAAGTTCCATTATCACAAAGAAGTGCGAGTAAACTTCTTGTTTGTAGTTCCAATGAAAAATCTATTCTTGATTATAATTTTGAAGAATTACCAAAGATATTGAATAATTTATTTTCCTTATCAGAGAAACAAAAAAAACTTTTGCTAATTGCAAATAATTCCAAGGTATATCCCGCACGCGTGCGGATTCAACGCATTTCTGGTGGTCGAGGAGAAGTTTTCTTTTTAGAAAGAGGTATAAAAGATGTTTATTCTTGTTTACTTAGACCAAAAAGCAAATTAAAAGTTGGAGAAATTCTATATTCCGATGATGATAGAAAAATTCCTCTTTTTAAAGTAATAAATCTTGAAAATCCTTCTGTTTCTTTAGTGCAAAACGAATTGCTTGATACTATTTTAGATAAATTTGGTGAAATGCCATTACCTCCTTATATTCAAAGAGATCCTAATAAAGTCAAAAATTATAATTCGATGGATAAAGAGCGTTATCAAACGGTTTATGCTAATTCAAATGAACAAGGAAGCAGTGCAGCACCTACAGCAGGACTGCATTTTACAGAAGAAATAATTAAGCAATGTAAAGAACAAAATATAACATTTTCTTCCGCTACTTTGCATGTTGGTCTTGGTACTTTTTTACCTGTTCAAAGTGAAAATATTGAAGAACATGATATGCATGAAGAAATATATATGCTTTCACAAGAACTTGTAAAAAAAATTATTGAACATTTAGAAAATAAATGGCCAATTGTATTTGTCGGAACTACTTCTTTACGTGCGGTGGAAAGCTTCTTTCGCCATGTATTTCAAAATTTAAATTATGAAGAGTTTAATAAAAATCTTGTAAATAAAAATTTAACACAAGTATTAATGCCATATGCAGATAGATGGTTTCAAACAAAATTATTTATTTATCCAAAAAATAAATTTGCGACTGTTAAACCATTTATTGGAAATGGAATTATAACTAATTTTCATCAACCATGTAGCACTTTAGCAATGTTAATAGCCGCATTAATGGGGTATGATTTTTGGCAAAAATTTTATGCACATGCTATAGAAAAACGCTATCGTTTTTTAAGTTATGGAGATTCCAGTCTTCTTATATTTGGAGAAAGAAATTAA
- the alr gene encoding alanine racemase, with the protein MAESVQIIDHEDCASWIELSKSAIIKNINTYRSQIDSHIVLGGVIKGNAYGHGFQEILECMHSYVDILFVISPSDAFKIRKYEKENELIQKRVIVLGAISPAEAVLCARKVIEVAITGPFWENFIPELRQCEKEKGNSYRPLKAHLHVDTGLSREGFMLEEIQTKLNFLKENNDLIYVQGVMSHFANTEDVTEQSYAFEQLTKLDKAYDLITAELNIGYKLEKHIAQSASTLIIPDSHYDIARIGISLYGLWPSNETKLSAKVVKSELPSLKPVLTWKCRSQSIKKISAGTYIGYGCSCRADRDLRVALFPVGYFDGYPRLLSNKGYALVNGIRCKILGRVMMNHIIVDVTEATRENTSEVVATLLGKDGNESVSAEQIADWAQTINYEVVTRIAPHLKRMVVD; encoded by the coding sequence ATGGCAGAGTCAGTTCAAATTATAGATCACGAGGATTGCGCTTCATGGATCGAGCTAAGCAAATCAGCAATTATAAAAAATATCAATACTTACAGGTCTCAGATAGACTCTCACATTGTGTTGGGTGGTGTTATCAAAGGGAATGCTTATGGGCATGGATTTCAAGAAATACTTGAATGTATGCACAGTTACGTGGACATTTTATTTGTCATTTCTCCTTCGGATGCTTTTAAAATTCGGAAGTATGAAAAAGAGAATGAGTTAATCCAAAAAAGAGTGATAGTTTTAGGTGCTATATCTCCAGCTGAAGCAGTGTTGTGTGCAAGGAAAGTGATTGAAGTTGCTATAACGGGTCCATTTTGGGAAAATTTTATTCCTGAACTAAGACAGTGCGAAAAAGAAAAAGGAAATAGTTATAGACCTTTAAAAGCCCATTTGCATGTAGATACTGGTCTTTCTCGAGAAGGGTTTATGTTAGAAGAAATTCAAACAAAATTAAATTTTTTAAAGGAAAACAATGATTTAATTTATGTGCAAGGTGTGATGTCCCATTTTGCTAACACGGAAGATGTAACTGAACAATCTTATGCATTTGAACAGCTCACAAAATTAGATAAAGCATATGATTTAATCACCGCCGAACTTAACATAGGTTATAAGCTAGAAAAACATATTGCCCAAAGCGCCTCAACGCTCATAATACCAGATTCCCATTATGATATAGCTAGGATTGGCATTTCTCTGTATGGATTATGGCCTTCAAACGAAACAAAGTTATCAGCTAAAGTAGTAAAAAGTGAACTGCCGAGTTTAAAACCAGTTTTAACTTGGAAATGTCGAAGCCAAAGTATTAAAAAAATCTCCGCTGGGACTTACATAGGCTATGGATGCTCTTGTAGGGCAGATAGGGATTTAAGAGTAGCTTTATTTCCTGTGGGATATTTTGATGGATACCCAAGACTTTTATCCAATAAAGGATATGCTCTTGTAAACGGAATTCGTTGTAAAATACTTGGAAGAGTGATGATGAATCATATAATTGTTGACGTAACGGAAGCAACAAGAGAAAACACTTCTGAAGTTGTTGCGACACTCTTAGGGAAAGATGGCAATGAGTCTGTTTCTGCTGAACAAATTGCAGACTGGGCACAAACCATTAACTATGAAGTAGTGACGCGAATTGCCCCCCACTTAAAAAGAATGGTTGTAGATTAG
- a CDS encoding Gfo/Idh/MocA family oxidoreductase, which produces MKKLNTAIVGFGLSGSTFHAPIITNSNCFNLCYVNSSQLEKVQKFYPNVSVIADYDQLCKIKELDLIIITAPNKEHFSLAKKALLAGKNVVVDKPFVVSSAQGEELINISKKQNLLLSVFQNRRWDNGFLTLQNCIAEKKLQNISLYESYYDRFRPIVNKQKWKEQDQEGSGILYDLGSHLLDQAVFTLGMPKEIFANLQLQRTNASTLDYFHLILKYEKTTAILGASNLGFQPRPVFSILGDNGFFQKNGQDPQENALNLLAKGEKINFADWGVDNNIENKSKYIQFIEGRQLETDIPTLAGNYFQFYQQIYSAMVEQQVNPVDPNDAVNVIKLIELAYISNEQKKWIKVNFND; this is translated from the coding sequence ATGAAAAAATTAAATACTGCAATCGTAGGTTTTGGTTTATCTGGCTCCACCTTTCATGCTCCTATAATAACGAATAGCAATTGTTTTAATTTGTGCTATGTAAACTCTTCTCAATTGGAAAAGGTGCAAAAATTTTATCCAAATGTCTCTGTCATTGCTGATTATGATCAACTCTGCAAAATAAAAGAATTAGATTTAATTATTATTACGGCACCTAATAAAGAACATTTTTCATTGGCAAAAAAAGCATTACTTGCAGGAAAAAATGTTGTTGTAGATAAACCATTTGTAGTTTCATCTGCACAAGGGGAAGAGTTAATTAATATCTCTAAAAAACAAAATTTATTATTAAGTGTTTTTCAGAATAGACGTTGGGATAATGGATTTTTAACTCTGCAAAATTGTATTGCGGAGAAGAAACTGCAAAACATTTCATTATATGAAAGTTATTATGATAGATTTAGACCTATAGTAAATAAACAAAAATGGAAAGAACAAGATCAAGAAGGTTCTGGAATTTTATATGATTTAGGCTCGCATTTATTAGATCAAGCTGTATTTACATTAGGAATGCCAAAAGAAATTTTTGCTAATCTTCAATTGCAAAGAACGAATGCTTCAACATTAGATTATTTTCATCTTATTTTAAAATATGAAAAAACAACTGCAATTCTCGGTGCATCAAATTTAGGTTTTCAACCTCGACCGGTATTTTCTATTTTAGGTGACAACGGATTTTTTCAAAAAAATGGTCAAGATCCGCAAGAAAATGCCTTAAACTTATTAGCTAAAGGTGAAAAAATAAATTTTGCGGATTGGGGTGTAGATAATAATATAGAAAATAAAAGCAAATATATTCAATTCATTGAAGGGCGGCAATTGGAAACTGATATACCAACTTTAGCAGGAAATTATTTTCAATTTTATCAGCAAATTTATTCAGCTATGGTTGAACAACAAGTAAACCCTGTTGATCCCAACGATGCTGTAAATGTCATTAAATTAATTGAATTAGCATATATTAGTAATGAACAAAAAAAATGGATAAAAGTTAACTTCAACGACTAA
- the tgt gene encoding tRNA guanosine(34) transglycosylase Tgt: MFSERNLIEFNLLQSLPLPENYKCGDFDTNDLKAQDLYTEFEQVQQKGIAQASDLSLLDKVGPRITKLKFGAVELETPIFMPVGTVGSVKSLSPEDVYSIGYRLILGNTYHLNLRPGMELMHEFGGLHEFMRWPGAILTDSGGFQVMSLAKIRKLTEEGATFANHINGAKITLTPENVVKIQEDIDSDIQMVLDECTPYPATHAEALSSMERSMRWAKRARAARNKLNRAQFGIVQGGMYGDLRVQSIKQLVENDFEGYAIGGLSVGESKREMRRLLSATIPWMPHFKPRYLMGVGAPDDLIDAILLGIDMFDCVMPTRNARNGSVFVRSTASANGKMQIKNSIHKSSKLPLDTECNCYTCKNYSRAYLRHLFVAEELLVFRLLSIHNLQFLYDLTFEMRESIRAGTIFSSLSSIRRKYAPGSV, translated from the coding sequence ATGTTTTCAGAAAGAAATCTTATAGAATTTAATTTGCTTCAATCTTTGCCATTACCTGAAAATTATAAATGCGGGGATTTTGATACCAATGATTTAAAAGCTCAAGATCTTTACACAGAGTTTGAACAAGTTCAGCAAAAAGGAATTGCGCAAGCTTCTGACTTATCACTATTAGATAAGGTAGGCCCAAGAATAACAAAGCTAAAATTTGGAGCGGTAGAACTAGAAACCCCAATTTTTATGCCTGTTGGGACTGTAGGAAGTGTAAAATCTCTTTCTCCTGAAGATGTGTACTCTATTGGTTATAGACTTATTCTTGGTAATACTTATCATTTAAATCTTCGTCCTGGTATGGAATTGATGCATGAGTTTGGCGGTCTGCACGAGTTTATGCGTTGGCCAGGTGCAATTTTAACGGATAGTGGCGGCTTTCAAGTAATGAGTTTAGCTAAAATTCGTAAGTTAACAGAAGAAGGAGCTACTTTTGCAAATCATATCAACGGCGCTAAAATAACTTTAACACCTGAAAATGTGGTAAAAATTCAAGAAGATATTGATTCTGATATTCAAATGGTTCTTGATGAATGCACTCCTTACCCTGCTACACATGCTGAAGCTCTTTCCAGTATGGAAAGATCAATGCGGTGGGCAAAAAGAGCAAGAGCTGCTCGGAATAAGTTGAATAGAGCGCAATTTGGAATTGTGCAGGGCGGCATGTATGGTGATTTAAGGGTACAAAGTATTAAACAATTGGTTGAAAATGATTTTGAAGGATATGCTATTGGTGGTTTGTCAGTAGGAGAATCTAAACGTGAAATGCGTAGGTTATTATCCGCTACTATACCTTGGATGCCACATTTCAAGCCGCGTTATCTGATGGGAGTAGGAGCTCCTGATGATTTAATAGACGCAATTCTTCTTGGAATAGATATGTTCGATTGCGTAATGCCTACTCGCAATGCAAGAAATGGCAGCGTTTTTGTGCGATCGACTGCATCTGCAAATGGAAAAATGCAAATCAAGAATTCTATCCACAAAAGTTCAAAACTCCCATTGGATACAGAATGTAATTGTTACACTTGTAAAAATTATTCCCGCGCCTATCTACGTCATCTTTTTGTTGCAGAAGAATTACTAGTCTTTAGATTGTTGTCGATACATAACTTGCAATTTTTATATGATCTAACTTTTGAAATGCGTGAGTCGATAAGAGCAGGAACAATATTTTCTTCCCTATCTTCTATTAGAAGGAAATATGCCCCTGGGAGTGTCTAG